A region from the Leguminivora glycinivorella isolate SPB_JAAS2020 chromosome 3, LegGlyc_1.1, whole genome shotgun sequence genome encodes:
- the LOC125242621 gene encoding RYamide receptor-like, with protein sequence MYGINHTEYEYENYEPRRNNGLDKNVSIEDNSTVYANETWPGYEIWCSASSSTGDFLTSPLFQACVYFMYCTVFVVALVGNGLVCFVVQTSPRMKTVTNYFIVNLAVGDILMTLFCVPFSFVSMLVLRYWPFGGVMCKVVNYSQAVSVLVSAYTLLAISIDRYMAIMRPLRPRLGRAAAKLVVAAVWGGALATAAPIPVVSTLQRPTEWYKTCQADICLEQWERVEQSSQYTCALLALQFALPLCALVCTYARIAHAVWGGRPPGEAQSARDTRMQRSKRKMIKMMVTVVAVFTICWLPLNVFILLWTTHESDAEWGAWPGMPYVWFASHWLAMSHSCYNPIIYCYMNARYRRGFKQVCILYCGTGVVEDAEWGAWPGMPYVWFASHWLAMSHSCYNPIIYCYMNARYRRGFKQVCILYCGTGVVEDAEWGAWPGMPYVWFASHWLAMSHSCYNPIIYCYMNARYRRGFKQVCILYCGTGVVEDAEWGAWPGMPYVWFASHWLAMSHSCYNPIIYCYMNARYRRGFKQVCILYCGTGVVEDAEWGAWPGMPYVWFASHWLAMSHSCYNPIIYCYMNARYRRGFKQALAGLLCMKLEVTQRSCHRSSLCDGLPMSEMIGMNGITRRGTMTSCVSRLQRVPTCSSCTSTRRAPASRAAPPPVRALSVRTHFN encoded by the exons ATGTATGGCATCAATCATAcggaatatgaatatgaaaattATGAGCCGAGAAGAAACAATGGATTAGATAAAAATGTGTCAATCGAAGATAACTCTACAGTGTACGCGAATGAGACATGGCCGGGCTACGAGATCTGGTGTTCAGCGAGCTCGTCGACGGGGGATTTCCTGACGTCACCGCTGTTTCAAGCATGTGTTTACTTTATGTACTGCACAGTGTTTGTGGTGGCCCTCGTGGGCAACGGGCTAGTGTGTTTCGTAGTGCAAACGTCGCCGCGTATGAAGACGGTGACGAACTACTTTATAGTGAACTTAGCGGTGGGGGACATTCTGATGACACTGTTCTGCGTGCCGTTCTCGTTCGTGTCGATGCTAGTGCTGCGCTACTGGCCGTTCGGCGGCGTCATGTGCAAGGTGGTCAACTACTCGCAGGCCGTGTCCGTGCTCGTGTCCGCGTACACGCTGCTCGCCATCTCCATCGACCGCTACATGGCGATCATGCGACCGCTTCGCCCACGCTTAGGGCGAGCTGCCGCCAAGCTCGTGGTGGCAGCCGTGTGGGGAGGGGCACTCGCCACGGCTGCTCCTATACCTGTCGTATCGACACTCCAAAGACCAACGGAGTGGTATAAAACTTGTCAAGC GGACATTTGCCTCGAACAGTGGGAACGGGTGGAGCAGAGTTCGCAGTACACGTGCGCGCTGCTGGCGCTGCAGTTCGCGCTGCCGCTGTGCGCGCTGGTGTGCACGTACGCGCGCATCGCGCACGCCGTGTGGGGCGGCCGCCCGCCCGGCGAGGCGCAGAGCGCGCGCGACACGCGCAtgcagcgctccaagcggaag ATGATCAAGATGATGGTGACGGTTGTAGCCGTGTTCACAATCTGCTGGTTGCCACTAAACGTGTTCATA TTGTTATGGACGACGCACGAGAGCGACGCGGAGTGGGGCGCGTGGCCCGGAATGCCGTACGTGTGGTTCGCGAGCCACTGGCTGGCCATGAGCCACTCCTGCTACAACCCCATCATCTACTGCTACATGAACGCGCGCTACCGCCGCGGGTTCAAACAGGTCTGCATCTTGTATTGTGGCACAGGTGTTGTGGAGGACGCGGAGTGGGGCGCGTGGCCCGGCATGCCGTACGTGTGGTTCGCGAGCCACTGGCTGGCCATGAGCCACTCCTGCTACAACCCCATCATCTACTGCTACATGAACGCGCGCTACCGCCGCGGGTTCAAACAGGTCTGCATCTTGTATTGTGGCACAGGTGTTGTGGAGGACGCGGAGTGGGGCGCGTGGCCCGGCATGCCGTACGTGTGGTTCGCGAGCCACTGGCTGGCCATGAGCCACTCCTGCTACAACCCCATCATCTACTGCTACATGAACGCGCGCTACCGCCGCGGGTTCAAACAGGTCTGCATCTTGTATTGTGGCACAGGTGTTGTGGAGGACGCGGAGTGGGGCGCGTGGCCCGGCATGCCGTACGTGTGGTTCGCGAGCCACTGGCTGGCCATGAGCCACTCCTGCTACAACCCCATCATCTACTGCTACATGAACGCGCGCTACCGCCGCGGGTTCAAACAGGTCTGCATCTTGTATTGTGGCACAGGTGTTGTGGAGGACGCGGAGTGGGGCGCGTGGCCCGGCATGCCGTACGTGTGGTTCGCGAGCCACTGGCTGGCCATGAGCCACTCCTGCTACAACCCCATCATCTACTGCTACATGAACGCGCGCTACCGCCGCGGGTTCAAACAG GCGCTAGCCGGTCTGCTGTGTATGAAACTGGAAGTCACTCAGCGGTCCTGTCACCGATCCAGTTTGTGTGACGGGTTACCAATGTCTG
- the LOC125224651 gene encoding uncharacterized protein LOC125224651, which translates to MYKNTYTYYHLFPTPTYNSTILIPPKPYMAMNDEKHQYMEQECKRFQETYYCEETFFTLASKPDDCIYSLILNQEISATCQYTAFTSDFEMLQRLDDYHYAITCPRRTKLQLLCDSEEIRFIQGTYLIEVPEGCMFTTASSSVKNYKNEIKGQAIKLISFQMSNISIRNTAQPLKLERIPLEQLYKLEALLEKEEPLQQLRTIDIKDNDHLYWIIPLYALIAVALDADGNTVWLCRANTEEP; encoded by the coding sequence ATGTACAAGAATACATACACCTACTACCATCTATTTCCCACTCCGACTTATAATTCGACCATTCTGATCCCTCCTAAACCTTATATGGCAATGAACGACGAGAAACACCAGTACATGGAACAAGAATGTAAACGTTTCCAAGAAACATATTACTGTGAAGAAACCTTTTTTACCTTGGCATCAAAGCCCGACGATTGCATCTACTCGCTGATCCTAAACCAAGAAATTTCTGCTACCTGCCAATATACAGCATTTACGAGTGACTTTGAGATGCTTCAAAGATTAGACGACTACCATTACGCAATAACATGTCCGCGACGAACAAAATTACAACTCTTATGCGACAGCGAAGAAATTAGATTTATCCAAGGAACCTACCTGATTGAAGTCCCCGAAGGCTGTATGTTCACCACCGCAAGTTCATCTGTTAAAAACtacaaaaatgaaattaaaggCCAAGCTATTAAGCTTATTTCCTtccaaatgtcaaatattagtattagaaaTACTGCACAACCGTTGAAACTGGAAAGAATTCCTCTGGAACAATTGTATAAACTCGAAGCTCTCCTAGAAAAGGAGGAACCATTGCAACAACTGCGAACAATTGACATCAAGGATAATGACCACCTGTACTGGATCATACCTTTATACGCACTCATCGCCGTAGCGCTAGACGCCGATggaaacacagtctggctctgtcgcgccaatacggaagagccaTAG